A part of Desulfofundulus salinus genomic DNA contains:
- a CDS encoding glycosyltransferase family 2 protein, with translation MLFSIIIPCRNEGDHLRRTVRSMIQARGSEQEIIVVDDGSTDGCCDFLRSGEMPGVRLVEGKNLGVAGARNVGAAQARGEILCFCDAHLELPPGWLAALARPLGEGMAEVVCPAMADFRRPHAVGYGVTWGASLQWRWLHRRPPEPSYVPLAPGGCLLVSRQVYEAVGGFERGFYGFGFDDQEFSLKVWLFGYRVMVQPQVQVRHLFREAHPYPVGADELLHNFLRMTFLHFNRRRLKRVMEMVRGQPGFAGVMAGLLDSDVWEKRMNYFRRRRYDDDWFMERFKIPF, from the coding sequence GTGCTTTTTTCCATTATAATTCCCTGCCGCAATGAAGGAGATCATTTACGGCGGACCGTCCGATCCATGATCCAGGCAAGGGGATCGGAGCAGGAAATTATTGTGGTGGACGACGGGTCCACCGACGGGTGCTGTGATTTCCTGCGGTCCGGTGAAATGCCCGGTGTGCGGTTGGTTGAGGGGAAAAACCTGGGTGTGGCCGGTGCACGCAATGTTGGGGCGGCCCAGGCCCGGGGAGAAATCCTTTGTTTCTGCGATGCCCACCTGGAATTGCCGCCCGGTTGGCTGGCGGCTCTGGCCCGCCCCCTCGGGGAGGGTATGGCCGAGGTGGTTTGCCCGGCCATGGCCGATTTCCGCCGGCCCCACGCGGTGGGTTACGGGGTTACCTGGGGAGCCAGCCTGCAATGGCGGTGGTTGCACCGCCGTCCCCCGGAACCTTCCTATGTCCCCCTGGCTCCCGGGGGCTGTCTTCTGGTATCCCGGCAGGTGTACGAAGCGGTAGGAGGATTTGAAAGGGGTTTTTACGGGTTTGGTTTTGACGACCAGGAGTTTTCCCTCAAGGTCTGGCTCTTTGGTTACAGGGTTATGGTGCAGCCGCAGGTGCAGGTGCGGCATCTTTTCCGGGAGGCCCACCCTTATCCGGTAGGGGCGGACGAACTGCTGCACAATTTTTTGCGCATGACTTTTTTGCATTTTAACCGGAGGCGTCTGAAGCGGGTAATGGAGATGGTCAGGGGACAGCCCGGATTTGCCGGAGTAATGGCAGGGCTGCTGGACAGCGATGTTTGGGAAAAGCGTATGAATTATTTCCGGCGCCGCCGCTATGACGACGATTGGTTCATGGAGCGTTTTAAAATACCCTTTTAA
- a CDS encoding carboxypeptidase-like regulatory domain-containing protein: MAFQLTSFDLVTPPGGNQQHYDFFILPEPRALASGVVRRPDGTPVPGAVVVVFRKEGDKLGPVIGHTFTDQDGQFFLGPLAPGTEYKVKVFYMETGAVQDQAQVVESGIFPPVFPLPPIAPFPTIAPFPPVAPLP; this comes from the coding sequence ATGGCCTTTCAACTAACCAGTTTTGACCTGGTTACCCCGCCTGGTGGGAACCAGCAGCATTACGACTTTTTCATCCTCCCCGAACCCCGGGCGCTGGCCAGCGGGGTAGTGCGCCGGCCCGATGGTACGCCCGTGCCGGGAGCCGTGGTGGTCGTGTTTCGGAAGGAAGGGGATAAGCTGGGGCCCGTTATCGGTCACACCTTCACCGATCAGGACGGGCAGTTTTTCCTGGGACCCCTGGCTCCCGGGACCGAGTACAAGGTAAAGGTATTCTACATGGAGACCGGTGCTGTACAGGATCAGGCTCAGGTGGTGGAGTCCGGTATTTTCCCGCCGGTCTTCCCGCTGCCTCCCATAGCTCCATTTCCGACCATAGCTCCGTTTCCTCCAGTTGCTCCGTTGCCATAG
- a CDS encoding DUF6385 domain-containing protein — protein sequence MAKIGAMPEDSRFARQKDNLEHLGVLGIFAGIVLGAVAIVLCLILYRKPVPECPEPEFTSIVQRNLVSRDVEGFSKSIDLSRIRTFSFLVRNDGPNPVVAQTELSPDGVTWSSFGESSYVIEPGDKHLFVPQFFLRYARIKFRNKKPGMDTVITVWFQGQG from the coding sequence ATGGCAAAAATTGGTGCCATGCCGGAAGATTCCAGATTCGCACGGCAAAAAGATAACCTTGAGCACCTGGGCGTGCTGGGCATTTTTGCCGGGATTGTGCTGGGGGCTGTCGCCATTGTCCTATGCCTTATCTTATACCGCAAGCCCGTTCCCGAATGTCCTGAACCCGAGTTCACCAGTATTGTCCAGCGTAATCTGGTTAGCCGGGATGTAGAAGGTTTTAGCAAAAGCATTGATCTTTCCCGGATCCGGACCTTTTCTTTTCTGGTCCGCAATGACGGTCCCAATCCTGTGGTGGCCCAGACCGAGCTGAGTCCGGACGGAGTGACCTGGAGTTCCTTCGGGGAATCGTCGTACGTAATCGAGCCCGGGGATAAGCACCTTTTTGTCCCCCAGTTTTTCCTGCGATATGCCCGCATTAAATTCCGGAACAAGAAGCCGGGCATGGATACGGTGATTACCGTGTGGTTTCAGGGGCAGGGTTAA
- a CDS encoding sulfatase, with translation MIFSILMITIDTLRADHLGCYGYQRETSPHLDALAREAILFRRAYSPCSYTLPVHASIMTGKYVPHHSVGYRQGDGKMDPDREVTLAEILLSLGWSTAAFVSCAVLDASRGLSQGFVLYDDEMTRGEENRPHELVRDGPLTTARALAWLKDNTGKPFFVWIHYFDVHGPYIQPAPFNTFFRPEDYGKRPLLLPVVNEGEAGGIPRYQLLADDSDGVAKHQHDVRFYLARYDCGIRYQDHIVGDLFQTLKEMGLWDELMIIVTADHGEALGENGVYFYHGLTLTPDQIHVPLITKMPRSIGPAGVQVDVPVSTVDIMPTVLELLGFDCSRMALDGLPLQFALTRPDLLAQRAVHSDLKCQGALICGKELHLWPRTSTICSPGYLYNPSLVFEETKIYLF, from the coding sequence ATGATCTTTTCCATACTGATGATTACCATTGATACCCTGCGGGCGGATCACCTGGGGTGCTACGGTTATCAACGGGAAACCTCGCCCCACCTGGATGCGCTGGCCCGGGAAGCCATTCTTTTCCGCCGGGCTTACTCCCCATGCTCTTATACTTTACCGGTTCATGCCTCAATTATGACGGGGAAATATGTGCCCCATCATTCAGTCGGTTACAGGCAGGGGGACGGAAAAATGGACCCCGACCGGGAAGTGACCCTGGCCGAAATCCTCCTGAGCCTGGGCTGGTCCACTGCGGCCTTTGTCAGCTGCGCCGTTCTGGACGCCAGCCGGGGGCTTTCCCAGGGCTTTGTGCTGTACGACGACGAGATGACCAGGGGAGAAGAAAACAGACCTCATGAGCTGGTGCGGGACGGCCCCCTTACCACGGCGCGGGCACTGGCATGGTTAAAAGACAACACCGGCAAACCGTTTTTTGTCTGGATACACTATTTTGATGTTCACGGTCCGTATATACAACCTGCTCCCTTTAACACTTTTTTCAGGCCGGAGGATTACGGGAAAAGACCCCTCTTGTTGCCGGTGGTGAATGAAGGGGAGGCCGGGGGAATTCCCCGTTACCAGCTGCTGGCCGATGATTCCGATGGTGTGGCAAAACACCAGCATGATGTCCGTTTTTACCTGGCTCGATATGACTGCGGTATCCGGTACCAGGACCATATTGTGGGTGATTTATTCCAGACATTAAAGGAAATGGGCCTCTGGGATGAACTGATGATCATTGTCACTGCCGATCACGGCGAGGCCCTGGGGGAAAACGGCGTCTACTTTTACCACGGTCTCACTTTGACCCCCGACCAGATCCATGTGCCCCTGATCACCAAAATGCCCCGTTCCATTGGTCCGGCCGGCGTGCAGGTTGACGTGCCGGTGAGTACGGTGGATATTATGCCCACGGTCCTGGAATTATTGGGATTTGACTGTAGCCGCATGGCTTTAGACGGGTTGCCGCTGCAGTTTGCCCTGACAAGGCCGGATCTTTTAGCACAAAGGGCCGTGCATAGCGATCTGAAATGTCAAGGAGCGCTTATCTGCGGAAAGGAGCTGCACCTCTGGCCCCGCACCTCCACCATCTGCTCGCCTGGCTATCTATATAACCCGTCCCTGGTTTTTGAAGAGACAAAAATTTACCTGTTCTGA
- a CDS encoding CBS domain-containing protein, whose amino-acid sequence MSETRKVRELMVPLSEYPVVYETDTLKDAIKVLRNYRAAGHEHRSLLVFSKTRKVGDEEQLVGILTTRDILNAIKKNRMLYDNTELFTMSWAFFYRKEPLNELTVTRVGQAIRPLVDAYVQADDIVTRAIELMLTKNVNILPVFEGKKAVGIIRAIDLLDYIAGML is encoded by the coding sequence ATGTCTGAAACGAGAAAAGTTAGGGAGCTCATGGTGCCGCTGTCCGAATATCCGGTGGTGTATGAAACCGATACCTTAAAGGATGCCATTAAGGTACTTAGAAATTACCGCGCCGCCGGCCACGAGCACCGTTCCCTGCTGGTCTTCAGCAAGACCAGGAAAGTAGGGGACGAGGAGCAGCTGGTGGGAATTCTCACTACCCGGGACATCCTCAATGCCATTAAGAAAAACCGCATGCTTTATGACAATACTGAACTCTTCACCATGTCCTGGGCCTTTTTCTACCGCAAGGAACCTCTCAATGAACTCACCGTGACCAGGGTGGGGCAGGCCATCCGGCCCCTGGTGGATGCTTACGTACAGGCTGACGATATCGTAACCAGGGCCATCGAACTGATGTTGACCAAAAACGTGAATATCCTGCCCGTGTTCGAAGGTAAAAAAGCCGTAGGCATCATCAGGGCGATAGACCTCCTGGACTACATCGCCGGGATGCTGTAA
- a CDS encoding glycosyltransferase family 2 protein → MHEASARGSKGLASVIIACRDELPYLEQTIRFMLTVPSGCPMEIIVVDDGSRDGCADFLRRGGELSRRVHLVEAPGLGPARARNLGAARARGELLVFCDAHIIVPGGWLGDLARPVLAGQAHAVCPALVHTENPHLIIYGGTLSKDLSWVGLTFPPRSLSPVPLAPAGCLAVGREAFLEVGGFEEGLTTWGYDDVEFSLKLWLFGFAVAVMPRVKVVHISRPLKPYQRPGKNLTRNLLLLAALHFSPHRLARVASMAGRYPGFSESWARVSTPGVLKKRDEYFRRRVRDDDWFMHTFGIPV, encoded by the coding sequence ATGCATGAAGCATCCGCAAGGGGATCAAAAGGTCTGGCTTCGGTAATTATTGCCTGCCGGGATGAACTGCCCTATCTGGAGCAAACCATCCGGTTTATGCTTACCGTGCCTTCCGGTTGCCCCATGGAGATCATTGTGGTGGATGACGGCTCCCGGGATGGGTGCGCCGACTTTCTCCGGCGGGGGGGCGAGCTGAGCCGGCGCGTGCACCTTGTCGAAGCCCCCGGTTTGGGGCCGGCCCGGGCCCGGAACCTGGGAGCTGCCCGGGCCAGGGGTGAGCTCCTGGTTTTTTGCGACGCCCACATCATTGTTCCCGGTGGCTGGCTGGGCGATCTGGCCCGGCCGGTGCTGGCCGGGCAGGCCCATGCCGTTTGCCCGGCCCTGGTGCATACGGAAAACCCGCACTTGATCATCTACGGCGGCACCTTAAGTAAGGATCTATCCTGGGTGGGGCTGACCTTTCCTCCCCGTTCCCTCTCACCCGTGCCCCTGGCCCCCGCCGGCTGCCTGGCCGTGGGTCGAGAGGCCTTTTTAGAGGTGGGAGGCTTTGAAGAGGGTTTAACCACCTGGGGATACGATGATGTAGAATTTTCGCTGAAGTTGTGGCTTTTTGGTTTTGCCGTGGCGGTAATGCCGAGGGTTAAAGTCGTGCACATCAGCCGCCCTTTAAAACCCTACCAGAGGCCGGGAAAAAATCTCACCCGCAACCTTCTCCTGCTGGCAGCCCTGCACTTCAGCCCCCACCGCCTGGCCAGGGTGGCGTCAATGGCCGGGCGCTATCCTGGCTTTTCCGAATCGTGGGCCCGGGTGAGTACACCGGGCGTCTTAAAAAAACGGGATGAGTATTTTCGCCGCCGGGTTCGCGACGATGACTGGTTCATGCATACCTTCGGTATTCCGGTTTGA
- a CDS encoding phosphoadenosine phosphosulfate reductase family protein, giving the protein MLTEKIERSKEIIAAALEQAKGAMVTFSGGKDSLVLLHLIRTVQGGKIALPVLNIDTGVKFPEIYRFIDKMQRLWGFNLVRENNIGAIPPEEIGRDQVQCCYRLKTVPLKRALEKYRVSHLFTAIRRDEHPARAGEDYISPREDHIRVQPLLHFTREDIWAYIRLHHLPYCSLYDRGYVSLGCRPCTSPAGPGEAERSGRAPAKEIAMPDLRQLGYF; this is encoded by the coding sequence ATGCTCACGGAAAAGATTGAGCGTTCCAAAGAAATCATTGCTGCCGCGCTCGAGCAGGCCAAAGGGGCCATGGTGACCTTTTCCGGCGGTAAGGATTCCCTGGTGCTGCTTCACCTGATCCGTACCGTTCAAGGCGGGAAGATAGCCTTACCCGTATTAAACATTGACACCGGGGTAAAGTTTCCGGAAATTTACCGGTTTATTGATAAGATGCAGCGTCTCTGGGGGTTTAACCTGGTGCGGGAAAATAACATCGGGGCCATTCCCCCGGAAGAAATTGGCCGGGACCAGGTTCAATGCTGTTACCGGCTGAAGACCGTTCCCTTGAAACGGGCACTGGAGAAATACCGCGTCTCCCACCTTTTCACCGCCATCCGGCGGGATGAGCACCCGGCCCGGGCCGGCGAGGATTATATTTCCCCGCGGGAAGACCACATCCGCGTGCAGCCCCTGCTGCATTTCACCCGGGAGGATATCTGGGCCTACATCCGCCTGCACCACCTGCCCTACTGCTCCCTTTATGACCGGGGATATGTCAGCCTGGGCTGCAGGCCCTGCACCAGCCCGGCCGGTCCCGGTGAAGCGGAGCGCTCCGGGCGGGCTCCGGCCAAGGAAATAGCCATGCCCGATTTAAGGCAACTGGGGTATTTTTAA
- a CDS encoding glycosyltransferase family protein: MEHFAFIICSQDDARYRRCLQYLQALERPDVQMEVLRVASRHSIAAAYNRAMERSAATYKVYLHDDVFILNRHFCRDVLKIFRADPSIGLIGMCGCKKIPPGGMWWEGKSYGKVSHGDPPRVLLFNQPAGLYEVVQAVDGLLMVTRYDVPWREDIIDGFHFYDLSQCLEFARRGYRVVVPRQEEPWCYHRSPGRIDAEYERLRQVFLREYAEELSGNQVG; the protein is encoded by the coding sequence GTGGAGCATTTTGCCTTTATCATTTGCAGCCAGGACGATGCCCGTTACCGCCGCTGCCTCCAGTACCTGCAGGCGCTGGAACGCCCTGACGTGCAGATGGAGGTTCTGCGGGTGGCGTCCCGGCACAGTATTGCGGCTGCTTATAACCGGGCGATGGAAAGGAGCGCGGCTACCTATAAGGTTTACCTGCACGACGATGTATTTATTTTAAACCGTCACTTTTGCCGGGACGTTCTGAAGATTTTTCGGGCAGACCCCTCCATCGGCCTTATAGGCATGTGCGGGTGCAAAAAGATACCGCCCGGGGGGATGTGGTGGGAGGGGAAAAGTTACGGCAAAGTTTCTCATGGGGACCCACCCCGGGTGCTCCTCTTCAACCAGCCCGCGGGCCTTTACGAGGTGGTGCAGGCGGTGGACGGCCTGCTCATGGTCACCCGCTACGATGTGCCCTGGCGGGAGGACATAATCGACGGTTTTCACTTTTACGACCTTTCCCAGTGCCTGGAATTTGCCCGCCGGGGATACCGGGTGGTGGTGCCCCGCCAGGAAGAACCCTGGTGCTATCACCGGAGTCCGGGCAGGATTGATGCGGAATATGAGCGGCTGCGGCAGGTTTTCTTAAGGGAATATGCTGAGGAATTATCTGGCAATCAGGTGGGGTAA
- a CDS encoding glycosyltransferase family 4 protein translates to MASVLFIDGVLPSFPHPERGWRVLRILKAIAEAGHRVVYLLLQGERYEIYRPVFEEAGIEFMVEKGARICRQGPVKCRVVGLDQLVQEVPFHLACIHFAANALACIPVIRRHSPRTRIAVDTVDLAHIRLWREALVTGRQEKVVEAYRHWEMETAVFRQADAVIAVTPLEAKMISRLAPGVKTVVIPVIADAWPQVNPFSSRQGLLYVGNFFHPPNADAVFYLVYHIWPHLQKALPGVDLYIVGHNPPREIRDRAADGIKVTGYVPSLAPYFEQCRLMVAPIRYGAGIKTKIVEAMAAGLPVVTTSMGAEGMGLQPGENVLVADDPVSFSRAVATLYQNQSLWERLSQKGREHVRRYYSFPVVAPAIYSLLSS, encoded by the coding sequence ATGGCCAGCGTGCTGTTTATTGACGGAGTTCTTCCCTCATTCCCCCATCCCGAACGGGGATGGCGCGTTTTGCGTATTTTAAAAGCTATTGCAGAAGCCGGGCACAGGGTGGTTTACCTGTTGCTCCAGGGAGAGCGGTACGAAATCTACCGGCCAGTTTTTGAGGAAGCCGGTATTGAGTTTATGGTGGAAAAAGGAGCCCGGATCTGCCGGCAGGGTCCGGTGAAGTGCCGGGTGGTGGGGCTGGACCAGCTGGTGCAGGAAGTCCCCTTTCACCTTGCCTGCATTCATTTTGCGGCCAACGCCCTCGCGTGCATTCCGGTAATCCGCCGCCATTCCCCCCGCACCAGGATTGCCGTGGATACGGTGGATCTCGCCCATATCCGGTTGTGGCGGGAGGCCCTGGTTACCGGGCGGCAGGAGAAGGTTGTAGAAGCCTACCGCCACTGGGAAATGGAAACGGCCGTTTTCCGGCAGGCCGATGCGGTTATTGCCGTTACCCCTTTGGAAGCCAAAATGATTTCCCGCCTGGCACCAGGTGTCAAAACAGTGGTCATTCCCGTTATTGCCGATGCCTGGCCACAAGTCAACCCCTTTTCCAGCCGCCAGGGCCTGCTTTACGTGGGAAACTTTTTTCACCCGCCCAATGCGGATGCCGTGTTTTACCTGGTCTATCACATCTGGCCCCATTTGCAAAAGGCCCTCCCCGGGGTGGACCTCTACATTGTGGGCCACAATCCCCCGCGAGAGATCCGGGATCGGGCAGCAGACGGAATCAAGGTGACTGGCTATGTGCCCTCTCTGGCTCCTTACTTTGAGCAGTGCCGCCTGATGGTGGCCCCCATCCGCTACGGGGCGGGGATAAAGACCAAGATAGTGGAGGCCATGGCCGCCGGCCTGCCGGTGGTGACCACCAGCATGGGTGCCGAGGGTATGGGGCTGCAGCCTGGTGAAAACGTGCTGGTGGCCGATGATCCCGTCTCCTTCAGCCGGGCGGTGGCCACCCTTTATCAAAACCAGTCCCTGTGGGAGCGCCTGTCTCAAAAAGGACGGGAGCATGTGCGCCGCTATTACAGTTTTCCCGTGGTGGCCCCGGCCATTTATAGTTTGCTGTCAAGCTGA
- a CDS encoding glycosyltransferase family 2 protein: protein MPFLMKEKLTSIIIPTRNQLSLTVLCLENIIKYTPEPVEIIVVDNGSTDGIREYLRSVSEIRLLENGRNLGFAAACNRGLAVARGDYLLLLNNDTLVTPGWLSGLISHLKKYPGAGLVGPLSNCGGVTQTMPVAPPSLDRLEEFSRRLALQNRGQCRPVPVLSGFCLLFTRRVLNTIGGLDPRFNPGNFEDDDFCLRARLAGFVLLVAADVFVYHFGQRTFTGEGMDYRAALQTGWEKFRLKWKLPPNFPPEKRHTSPLILNQAFDPCRHMIPLE, encoded by the coding sequence TTGCCCTTTCTGATGAAGGAAAAACTTACCTCTATTATCATTCCCACAAGGAACCAGCTGAGCCTGACCGTGTTATGCCTGGAAAACATTATCAAGTACACCCCGGAACCGGTTGAAATTATTGTGGTGGACAACGGTTCCACCGACGGCATCCGGGAATACCTGCGCTCAGTGTCTGAAATCCGGCTGCTGGAAAACGGCCGCAACCTGGGTTTTGCCGCCGCCTGCAACCGGGGCCTGGCCGTTGCCCGGGGCGACTACCTTTTGCTTTTAAACAACGATACCCTGGTAACCCCGGGATGGTTATCCGGGCTCATCTCCCATTTAAAAAAGTATCCCGGCGCCGGGCTGGTGGGTCCCCTCTCCAACTGTGGCGGTGTAACGCAGACCATGCCGGTAGCCCCGCCTTCCCTGGACCGGCTGGAGGAATTCAGCCGCCGGCTGGCACTGCAAAACCGGGGCCAGTGCCGCCCGGTCCCGGTGCTCAGCGGTTTTTGCCTGCTGTTCACGCGGCGGGTTTTGAATACCATTGGCGGGCTGGATCCCCGTTTTAACCCCGGGAATTTTGAAGATGACGATTTCTGCCTGCGGGCCAGGCTGGCCGGCTTTGTGCTGCTGGTGGCCGCAGACGTATTTGTTTACCACTTCGGTCAAAGAACTTTTACCGGGGAAGGAATGGATTACCGGGCTGCCCTGCAGACCGGTTGGGAAAAGTTTCGACTTAAATGGAAGTTGCCGCCCAATTTTCCACCGGAAAAGCGCCACACTTCTCCCCTGATCCTGAATCAAGCCTTTGATCCCTGCCGGCATATGATTCCGCTGGAGTAA
- the gmd gene encoding GDP-mannose 4,6-dehydratase, with protein MKRALITGITGQDGSYLAEFLLEKGYRVYGLVRRSSVGNLKRIKHLEKDLRLIPGDLTDQNSLIAALVEARPDEVYNLAAQSFVGVSWQQPVLTAQVTALGVTRMLEAIRTVNPRIRFFQASSSEMFGRVQETPQSEKTPFYPRSPYGVAKVYGHYITVNYRESYGLFACSGILFNHESPRRGLEFVTRKVSDGVARIKLGLASELRLGNLDSRRDWGYAGDYVQAMWQMLQQDEPDDYVIATGETHSVRELVEIAFSHAGLDWQKYVVVDPRLYRPAEVDLLQGDYSKARSKLGWEPRVSFPELVRMMVDADLARWEKILRQGVPEDTVREKGKP; from the coding sequence GTGAAACGGGCATTGATTACGGGCATTACGGGCCAGGACGGCTCTTACCTGGCCGAGTTTTTACTGGAGAAGGGTTACCGGGTTTACGGGCTGGTGCGGCGTTCCAGCGTGGGCAACCTGAAGAGAATCAAACACCTGGAAAAGGACCTGCGGCTGATCCCCGGCGATTTGACGGACCAGAATTCCCTGATTGCCGCCCTGGTGGAAGCCCGGCCCGATGAAGTTTACAACCTGGCCGCCCAGTCCTTCGTGGGAGTTTCCTGGCAGCAGCCGGTGCTTACAGCCCAGGTTACCGCCCTGGGGGTTACCCGCATGCTGGAGGCCATCCGTACCGTAAACCCGCGCATTCGCTTTTTCCAGGCCTCCAGCTCGGAAATGTTCGGCCGGGTACAGGAAACGCCCCAATCGGAAAAAACACCCTTTTACCCCCGCAGCCCTTACGGCGTGGCCAAGGTTTACGGCCATTACATCACCGTGAACTACCGGGAGAGTTACGGCCTTTTTGCCTGCAGCGGTATATTGTTTAACCACGAATCGCCCCGGCGGGGCCTGGAGTTTGTCACCCGCAAGGTCAGCGACGGGGTGGCCCGCATCAAGCTGGGCCTGGCCAGTGAGCTTCGCCTGGGGAACCTGGACAGCCGCAGGGACTGGGGTTATGCCGGGGATTACGTGCAGGCCATGTGGCAGATGCTGCAGCAGGATGAGCCCGATGACTACGTGATTGCCACCGGGGAAACCCACTCGGTGCGGGAACTGGTGGAGATTGCCTTCAGCCACGCCGGCCTGGACTGGCAAAAGTACGTGGTTGTGGATCCCCGCCTTTACCGCCCGGCAGAAGTGGATCTGCTCCAGGGGGACTATTCCAAAGCCCGGTCCAAACTGGGCTGGGAGCCCCGGGTTTCCTTTCCCGAGCTGGTGCGCATGATGGTGGATGCAGATCTGGCCCGCTGGGAAAAGATTCTGCGACAGGGCGTGCCGGAGGACACGGTTCGGGAAAAGGGGAAACCGTGA
- a CDS encoding class I SAM-dependent methyltransferase, with the protein MNNSVVSGERAVPGFSDPITMAEHLARYEFALAFVAGREVLDAACGVGYGSRMMAERAKKVVGVDIDQECLEYARENYTHPRVVYQQGDVCALPLPGGSFDVVVSFETIEHVADGEACVREAWRVLRPGGLYLVSTPNRLLISPGRGPQDPPANSFHVREYTLEEFQELVGSYFQNLQLFRQNLEEEGRGRNPAVKPLLPGEGAWFYVIVGVKGAE; encoded by the coding sequence ATGAACAATTCCGTGGTAAGCGGTGAAAGGGCGGTTCCCGGGTTTAGTGACCCGATTACCATGGCCGAACACCTGGCCCGCTACGAGTTTGCCCTGGCTTTCGTGGCCGGCCGGGAGGTGCTGGATGCGGCCTGCGGGGTGGGTTACGGCAGCCGGATGATGGCTGAACGGGCGAAGAAGGTGGTGGGGGTGGATATTGATCAGGAGTGCCTTGAGTATGCCCGGGAAAATTACACCCATCCCCGGGTTGTTTACCAGCAGGGGGATGTCTGCGCCCTCCCTCTCCCCGGCGGGAGCTTTGACGTGGTGGTTTCCTTTGAAACCATTGAACACGTTGCCGATGGCGAGGCCTGCGTCCGGGAAGCATGGCGGGTGCTGAGGCCGGGAGGCCTCTACCTGGTTTCCACGCCCAACCGGCTGCTCATTTCACCCGGCCGGGGACCCCAGGACCCGCCGGCCAACAGCTTCCACGTGCGGGAGTACACCCTGGAGGAATTTCAAGAACTGGTAGGGAGCTATTTCCAGAACCTGCAACTTTTCCGGCAGAATCTCGAAGAAGAGGGGCGGGGCCGGAACCCGGCCGTAAAACCCCTTTTGCCCGGGGAGGGCGCCTGGTTTTACGTTATTGTCGGCGTCAAGGGGGCTGAATAA
- a CDS encoding glycosyltransferase family 2 protein: MLVSIIIPVHNQLEHIQNCLRALWKNTSRTFPWELIIVDNNSDRETATWLQTLGNVVRLISNSTNLGFVHACNQGAAASRGKYLLFLNSDTRPLPGWLTALVAALQENPRAGAAGARLLYPDGRLQEAGAIIWRDGTGWNYGRGDDPALPRYNYPRPVDYCSGACLMVRADLFRSLGGFDPRYAPMYYEDADLCFGLRRAGWAVLYVPTAAVIHYDGGTAAAGNGGWRRYMAVNREKFVAKWKDVLRYHYPPSPENVERACCRPLDA, encoded by the coding sequence ATGCTGGTTTCCATCATCATACCCGTACACAACCAGCTGGAACACATACAAAACTGCCTGCGGGCATTGTGGAAAAACACCAGCCGCACCTTCCCCTGGGAACTGATCATCGTGGACAACAACTCGGACAGGGAAACGGCGACCTGGCTCCAAACACTGGGCAATGTGGTGCGCTTAATTTCCAACTCCACCAACCTGGGTTTTGTCCATGCCTGCAATCAAGGGGCGGCGGCGAGCCGGGGCAAATACCTTCTCTTTTTAAACAGCGACACCCGGCCCCTCCCCGGCTGGCTGACAGCCCTGGTAGCTGCTTTGCAGGAAAACCCGCGGGCGGGGGCGGCGGGTGCCAGGCTGCTTTACCCCGACGGGAGGTTGCAGGAGGCCGGCGCCATCATCTGGAGGGACGGTACCGGCTGGAACTACGGCCGGGGCGACGATCCCGCCCTGCCCAGGTACAATTACCCCCGCCCGGTGGATTACTGTTCCGGGGCCTGCCTGATGGTAAGGGCAGATCTCTTCCGTAGTCTGGGAGGTTTTGATCCCCGCTATGCTCCCATGTACTACGAGGATGCCGATCTTTGCTTTGGCCTGCGTCGGGCGGGATGGGCCGTGCTTTACGTACCCACGGCTGCGGTCATCCATTACGACGGCGGAACCGCCGCAGCCGGCAACGGGGGATGGCGGCGTTACATGGCCGTGAACAGGGAAAAATTCGTGGCCAAATGGAAAGATGTCCTGCGCTATCATTATCCACCTTCCCCGGAGAATGTGGAGCGGGCCTGCTGCCGTCCTCTGGACGCATAA
- a CDS encoding DUF6385 domain-containing protein produces MNLRTWTFGVVNASTTIAPATVKLQISPDGSSWIDEAGPVTLNTGDVTTLVSAIFLKYARIYYAAVDSNSAVTLNIFFQGQS; encoded by the coding sequence TTGAATCTCAGGACCTGGACGTTTGGCGTTGTTAACGCCTCCACAACGATTGCTCCCGCCACTGTCAAGCTGCAGATCAGCCCGGACGGTAGCAGCTGGATCGACGAGGCCGGCCCGGTTACCCTGAACACCGGCGATGTAACTACCCTTGTGTCTGCTATTTTCTTGAAATACGCACGTATATACTATGCTGCCGTCGACTCGAATAGCGCCGTGACCCTGAATATCTTTTTCCAGGGCCAGAGCTAA